One segment of Rosa chinensis cultivar Old Blush chromosome 6, RchiOBHm-V2, whole genome shotgun sequence DNA contains the following:
- the LOC112170919 gene encoding uncharacterized protein LOC112170919 translates to MNQNMDLCLNKEESEMLHSESTNEDKKYYKEWHTANKMAKNVIRTTMSDTDRGSTEEPEVAMDFLYVIHYMYREIDKVEAARLSKEFNELKYIGTGKVREHIVKTIEINAQLRDLQIGVNDDLVVDAAVHSLPKSFSQLSTSYNARKKNGALRSCLQSVWMRKTRLEKRESQAA, encoded by the coding sequence ATGAACCAGAACATGGACCTTTGCTTGAATAAGGAAGAATCTGAAATGCTTCATAGTGAGAGCACAAATGAAGATAAGAAATACTATAAGGAGTGGCATACGGCTAATAAAATGGCAAAGAATGTGATTAGAACTACCATGTCAGATACAGATAGAGGTAGTACTGAAGAACCTGAGGTAGCCATGGATTTCTTGTATGTCATTCATTATATGTACAGAGAGATTGATAAGGTTGAGGCAGCTAGACTATCAAAAGAATTTAATGAACTCAAGTATATTGGCACAGGGAAAGTGAGAGAGCATATCGTGAAGACCATTGAGATTAATGCTCAGCTAAGGGACCTCCAGATAGGGGTCAATGATGATCTTGTAGTGGATGCCGCAGTGCATTCTTTGCCTAAAAGCTTTAGCCAACTCAGCACTAGCTACAATgctagaaagaaaaatggagcCTTAAGGAGCTGCTTGCAatctgtgtggatgaggaaGACAAGattagaaaagagagaaagccAAGCAGCTTAG
- the LOC112171907 gene encoding probable sucrose-phosphate synthase encodes MQTLIMGNRDEIDDFSSTSASVLLSVLKLTDEHDLYRQVACPKHHKQSDVPDIYCLAAKTKLWGRRFFKDDQLLRHQLLIR; translated from the exons ATGCAG ACATTAATTATGGGTAATCGAGATGAAATTGATGACTTCTCCAGCACAAGTGCTTCTGTTCTTCTTTCAGTTCTCAAGCTTACTGACGAACATGATTTGTACAGGCAAGTTGCATGCCCCAAACACCACAAGCAATCTGATGTTCCTGACATATATTGTCTTGCAGCAAAGACAAAG TTATGGGGCAGGCGCTTTTTCAAAGATGACCAACTTTTGAGACACCAGCTCCTGATAAGATGA